The DNA window GCAGATGCGGCTCCGTTCGGCGGCATCGCCGGTCACTCCGTCGGTGAGATCACCGCGGCCTACGGTGCGGGCATCCTCTCCGACAGCGACGCCATGAGCTTCGTGAGCGAGCGCGCTGTCGCCATGGCCGAAGCGGCTGCGATCACGCCCACGGGTATGAGCGCGGTGCTGGGTGGCGACCAGGACGCCGTCGTCGAGCACGTCCGATCCTTCGGCCTCGAGCCGGCCAACTACAACGGTGGTGGCCAGATCGTCGTGGCCGGTGCCCATGACGCGCTCGCCCGCCTCGCCGACGAACCGCTCAAGGGCACCCGGGTGATCCCGCTGCAGGTGGCCGGGGCGTTCCACACGAGCTTCATGCAGTCGGCCCGCGACTGGCTGGCCGGCGCGAGCCGCACGGTCGAACCGCAGGACCCGTCGCTGCGGATCTGGACGAACCACGACGGTTCCGAGGTCACCTCGGGTGCCAAGTTCTTCGACCTCCTCATCGGCCAGGTCGCCTCCCCGGTACGC is part of the Plantibacter sp. Leaf314 genome and encodes:
- a CDS encoding ACP S-malonyltransferase, which translates into the protein MIVIACPGQGSQTPGFLDPWLQDVSAREALGRFSDEAGLDLVKHGTVSDADTIRDTAVAQPLIVAAGIVALDALRKALPADAAPFGGIAGHSVGEITAAYGAGILSDSDAMSFVSERAVAMAEAAAITPTGMSAVLGGDQDAVVEHVRSFGLEPANYNGGGQIVVAGAHDALARLADEPLKGTRVIPLQVAGAFHTSFMQSARDWLAGASRTVEPQDPSLRIWTNHDGSEVTSGAKFFDLLIGQVASPVRWDLCMDAFSAAGITGLVELAPAGALTGLARRGLKGVPTVAIKTPDDLPAALDLIAQQ